The following proteins are co-located in the Sphingomonas panacis genome:
- a CDS encoding enoyl-CoA hydratase/isomerase family protein produces MTNTPIGFRVEDGVAWLTLDRPENRNALGPELAEALHAMADRCADDPTVRCVVLTGSGRFFCVGGDIAVFAQTGGDIEATVLKLARSFHAGILRLATMAKPLVVAVNGPAAGAGFSLALLGDIVIAADTAHFTAAYTAIGLTPDGGLSWWLPRLVGFRQAQDILLTNRRIDAGEAVHIGLITRVVPEGELEAAARETALALAAGPSAALARCRGLLLSAITTPLDAQLDAEAASIAAASAGAEGREGVAAFLAKRPPVFPSE; encoded by the coding sequence ATGACCAACACCCCCATCGGCTTTCGCGTCGAAGACGGCGTAGCGTGGCTCACGCTGGACCGGCCGGAGAATCGCAACGCGCTCGGGCCGGAACTTGCCGAAGCACTGCATGCGATGGCGGATCGCTGCGCCGACGATCCAACGGTGCGTTGCGTCGTTCTGACCGGGAGCGGCCGCTTTTTCTGTGTTGGCGGCGACATCGCGGTGTTCGCTCAGACGGGCGGGGATATCGAGGCAACCGTTCTAAAGCTCGCGCGCAGCTTCCATGCCGGCATCCTGCGACTGGCAACGATGGCGAAACCCCTCGTCGTCGCCGTCAATGGCCCCGCCGCCGGCGCCGGCTTCAGCCTGGCCTTGCTCGGCGACATCGTCATCGCGGCGGATACGGCGCATTTCACGGCGGCCTATACCGCAATCGGCCTGACGCCGGATGGCGGTCTGTCGTGGTGGCTGCCGCGTTTGGTGGGGTTCAGGCAGGCCCAGGATATCCTGCTTACCAATCGGCGGATAGACGCGGGCGAGGCCGTGCATATCGGCCTGATAACGCGCGTCGTCCCGGAGGGGGAACTGGAAGCGGCGGCGCGCGAGACGGCGCTCGCCCTCGCCGCCGGGCCATCGGCGGCGCTTGCGCGATGTCGCGGGTTGTTGCTGAGCGCAATCACCACGCCATTGGACGCACAGCTCGACGCCGAAGCGGCGTCGATCGCTGCGGCCAGCGCCGGCGCGGAAGGTCGTGAAGGTGTCGCCGCCTTCCTCGCGAAGCGGCCGCCGGTCTTCCCGAGCGAATAA
- a CDS encoding DUF2889 domain-containing protein — protein sequence MVQITCGDGVVDAHLSDTFHEMRCRVRHNGEVVTAIEGETIRIPTTACPAAITVLQDLVGTRLDLPGRAFYSGGRARRHCTHLFDLAVLAIQHGKQAEGSCRYDAIVPDETDSPVAITVHRNDIEIHRWLIQDATILHPPALRGNTLDRGFAAWATLHFADGALEAATVLARTWLIALGRRYLIEQAAGQPITQNAQMAGRCFAYAAENAQAATFTSGSIAIQPTLEGREVTYRRGRIRTA from the coding sequence ATGGTGCAGATCACCTGCGGCGATGGTGTCGTCGATGCGCATCTGTCCGACACGTTTCATGAAATGCGCTGCCGCGTCCGCCACAACGGCGAAGTGGTAACGGCGATCGAGGGAGAAACCATCCGCATCCCAACCACGGCATGCCCTGCTGCAATCACGGTTCTGCAAGATCTCGTCGGAACGCGTTTGGACCTGCCTGGACGAGCCTTCTACAGCGGTGGGCGTGCGCGCCGTCATTGCACGCATCTGTTCGATCTCGCGGTACTTGCCATCCAACACGGCAAGCAAGCTGAAGGCTCCTGCCGCTACGACGCGATCGTTCCGGACGAAACCGATTCGCCCGTCGCGATCACCGTCCACCGCAATGACATCGAGATACATCGCTGGCTCATCCAAGATGCTACCATTTTGCACCCGCCGGCTCTTCGGGGAAATACGCTCGACAGGGGATTCGCTGCATGGGCGACTTTGCATTTCGCTGACGGTGCGCTGGAAGCCGCAACCGTTCTCGCCCGAACCTGGCTGATCGCGCTCGGGCGGCGCTATCTGATCGAGCAGGCTGCCGGACAACCTATAACCCAGAACGCGCAAATGGCTGGACGGTGCTTCGCTTACGCCGCCGAGAACGCGCAAGCGGCAACGTTCACGTCCGGAAGCATCGCTATTCAGCCAACGCTTGAAGGTCGAGAGGTCACTTACAGGCGCGGTAGGATCAGAACGGCTTGA
- a CDS encoding Rrf2 family transcriptional regulator → MQLTRYTDYAIRIMLHVGSHDELSSIAQIADAYRISKNHLMKVVQHLGQGGFLETIRGRNGGLRLGRPAEEITLGQLVRHTEQGFTLVDCSTCLVAPACTVPRILGEATQAFLAVLDRYTVADILSRKVDMRNLFGGASSLGEVMAEI, encoded by the coding sequence ATGCAGCTGACGCGCTACACGGACTATGCGATCCGGATCATGCTGCACGTGGGGTCGCATGACGAGCTGTCTTCGATCGCCCAGATCGCCGACGCCTATCGCATATCGAAGAACCACCTGATGAAGGTGGTCCAGCATCTTGGCCAAGGAGGGTTCCTCGAGACCATCAGGGGCCGGAACGGGGGGCTGCGCCTGGGACGCCCGGCGGAGGAGATCACGCTGGGACAGCTCGTTCGCCATACCGAACAAGGCTTCACCCTGGTCGACTGCTCCACCTGCCTGGTCGCCCCCGCATGCACCGTGCCGCGCATCCTGGGCGAAGCGACGCAGGCGTTCCTCGCGGTCCTAGACCGCTACACGGTGGCCGACATCCTGTCGCGCAAGGTCGACATGCGCAATCTCTTCGGGGGCGCGTCCTCGCTCGGCGAGGTCATGGCGGAGATCTGA
- a CDS encoding oxidoreductase, which yields MTSSKQHPIGSGYDAHSTAEDVVGGSDLTGKTAIITGGHSHLGLETARVLTGAGARVVIPARDPRRAQDALSVVPGATIEQMDLMDPQSIDAFSQRFIASGEKLDILVNSAGIMATPLARDAQGNESQFSTNHLGHFRLTCRLWPALRRADGARVVSLSSRGHQISDIDFGDINFDRRAYDKWVSYGQSKTANILFALALDGFGEAHGIRAFSVHPGSVLGPLARHLTEEEIDTFGARGADGRPNIDPDRDMKTPQQGAATSVWCATSGRLDGLGGVYCENSDVAPMLTEGAVGKPGVAAWAVDPSSADRLWTVSRQLTGVDLAY from the coding sequence ATGACCAGCAGCAAGCAGCACCCAATCGGCTCGGGTTACGACGCTCACAGCACGGCCGAGGATGTCGTCGGCGGCAGCGACCTGACGGGCAAGACGGCCATCATCACCGGTGGCCATTCGCACCTCGGGCTTGAGACCGCGCGGGTTTTAACGGGAGCCGGCGCGCGGGTCGTCATTCCCGCGAGGGATCCGCGCCGCGCCCAGGACGCCCTGTCCGTCGTGCCGGGCGCGACCATCGAGCAGATGGATCTGATGGACCCGCAGTCGATCGACGCGTTCAGCCAGAGGTTCATCGCCAGCGGCGAGAAACTCGACATACTCGTGAACAGCGCCGGGATCATGGCGACTCCTCTCGCGCGGGACGCTCAGGGGAACGAGTCGCAGTTCTCGACCAACCACCTAGGCCACTTCCGGCTCACGTGCCGTCTGTGGCCTGCGTTGCGCAGGGCGGACGGCGCGCGGGTGGTGTCACTCTCGTCGCGCGGACACCAGATCTCCGACATCGATTTCGGCGACATCAACTTCGATCGCCGCGCTTACGACAAATGGGTCTCATATGGTCAATCCAAGACGGCCAACATCCTGTTCGCTCTCGCGTTGGACGGCTTTGGCGAGGCCCATGGCATTCGAGCGTTTTCAGTCCACCCGGGTTCTGTCCTAGGCCCGCTGGCGCGTCATCTGACCGAGGAGGAGATCGATACGTTCGGAGCGCGGGGCGCCGACGGCCGCCCGAACATCGACCCGGACCGCGACATGAAGACGCCGCAGCAGGGCGCGGCCACTTCCGTCTGGTGCGCGACCAGCGGTCGGCTGGATGGCTTGGGGGGTGTATACTGCGAGAATAGTGACGTTGCTCCCATGCTAACCGAAGGCGCGGTGGGTAAGCCGGGCGTTGCGGCATGGGCGGTCGATCCCTCAAGCGCCGACCGCCTCTGGACGGTCAGCCGACAGCTGACCGGTGTGGATCTCGCATACTAG
- a CDS encoding AraC family transcriptional regulator, with protein MTDPLTDVLSLLEAQSSVSTGLRAGGDWSLRVGRHEGLKFNAVLSGRAWLAIEGRDEAIELKAGDCFLLARGLPFTLATDLAISPVDAADVFGTDAPIATIGDGADFHVVGGKMVLDPTSSAILTDTLPDCILLPNTSPGATSMRWLLERFVAEADGVEAGNGASAANLMHLMFIELIRAHLSRSGESSEGWLYALSDPKVGKALRLMHAAPTHHWTLPELADSIAMSRSSFAQHFRSRVGMPPLEYLLRWRMRLARRDLQKLRQPIAEVSRRYGYGSESAFGNAFKRVFGESPRRSVTARPTPGR; from the coding sequence ATGACAGACCCCCTGACCGACGTTCTATCACTGCTGGAAGCACAGAGCTCCGTCTCCACGGGGCTCAGGGCTGGAGGAGACTGGTCGCTGCGCGTCGGGCGGCACGAAGGCCTGAAGTTCAACGCCGTGCTTTCCGGCCGCGCATGGCTCGCGATCGAAGGCCGGGACGAAGCGATCGAGCTGAAGGCGGGCGACTGCTTCCTGCTCGCTCGCGGGCTCCCGTTCACGCTGGCGACCGACCTCGCGATATCTCCTGTCGACGCAGCCGACGTCTTCGGCACCGATGCGCCGATCGCAACCATCGGTGATGGCGCCGACTTCCACGTGGTCGGGGGGAAGATGGTGCTCGACCCCACGTCCTCGGCGATCCTGACCGATACCCTTCCGGACTGCATTCTGCTCCCGAACACGTCACCTGGCGCGACGTCCATGCGATGGCTCCTCGAACGCTTCGTGGCCGAGGCCGATGGGGTCGAGGCCGGTAACGGCGCAAGCGCAGCCAATCTGATGCATCTGATGTTCATCGAGTTGATCCGCGCGCATCTCTCGCGTTCCGGTGAGAGCAGCGAAGGCTGGTTGTACGCCTTGTCCGATCCCAAGGTCGGAAAGGCCCTGCGCCTGATGCACGCCGCACCAACCCATCATTGGACGCTCCCGGAACTAGCGGATTCGATCGCCATGTCCCGATCAAGCTTCGCACAGCACTTCCGTTCGCGGGTGGGGATGCCCCCGCTGGAATACCTGCTGAGATGGCGGATGCGATTGGCGCGGCGCGATCTGCAGAAGCTGCGCCAGCCCATCGCCGAGGTCTCACGGCGATACGGTTACGGATCGGAAAGCGCGTTCGGCAACGCCTTCAAGCGCGTATTCGGCGAATCTCCGCGCCGTTCGGTCACTGCGCGGCCGACGCCTGGGAGGTAG
- a CDS encoding oxidoreductase encodes MPFTGHDVPDLAGKTALVTGATGLGFETARVLAHAGASVILAGRDDDKGARAVGRIRQLTPKARTRFARLDLASLTSISRFGEQVGDAPIDILINNAGVMAPPARKLTADGFELQLGTNHLGHFALTGTLLRLLLKAAAPRVVSISSGIAAMGRIDFDDFQSERSYVPNTAYMQSKLANLLFARGLQIRSDRGDWNILSVAAHPGHARTDLIENGAGRPTGLKSVLIKVLQAVASHDAASGALPGLMAATAPAVQKLDYFGPMGLLNQKGPPGLVKLPSRAQDDPVAERLWSVSEKLTGVRFAA; translated from the coding sequence ATGCCGTTTACCGGACACGACGTTCCGGATCTCGCCGGGAAGACCGCGCTGGTCACGGGGGCGACCGGCTTGGGCTTCGAGACCGCGCGCGTGCTGGCTCATGCCGGAGCGTCGGTGATTCTCGCAGGGCGCGACGACGACAAGGGTGCCCGCGCCGTCGGCCGTATCCGGCAGCTCACGCCGAAGGCACGGACCCGCTTCGCCCGCCTCGACCTTGCCAGCCTGACCTCCATTAGCAGATTCGGCGAACAGGTCGGTGACGCGCCGATCGACATCCTGATCAACAACGCGGGTGTGATGGCGCCGCCGGCGCGAAAGCTCACCGCCGACGGGTTCGAACTGCAGCTGGGAACGAACCATCTCGGCCACTTCGCGCTGACCGGCACGCTGCTGCGCCTCCTGTTGAAGGCCGCCGCGCCGCGCGTGGTTTCGATCTCTTCGGGCATCGCGGCGATGGGCCGCATCGATTTCGACGACTTCCAATCCGAGCGCTCCTATGTCCCCAACACCGCCTACATGCAGTCGAAGCTCGCCAATCTCCTGTTCGCCCGCGGGTTGCAGATCCGCAGTGATCGCGGGGACTGGAACATACTCTCCGTCGCCGCGCACCCCGGTCACGCGCGAACCGACCTGATCGAAAACGGCGCCGGGCGTCCCACGGGGTTGAAGTCGGTGTTGATCAAGGTCCTACAGGCGGTCGCTTCGCACGATGCGGCTTCCGGGGCCCTTCCCGGGCTCATGGCCGCGACGGCTCCGGCCGTCCAGAAGCTCGATTACTTCGGTCCCATGGGTCTGTTGAACCAGAAAGGGCCGCCGGGCTTGGTCAAGCTGCCTTCAAGGGCGCAGGACGATCCGGTCGCCGAGCGGCTCTGGTCGGTTTCCGAAAAGCTGACGGGCGTGCGCTTCGCTGCCTGA
- a CDS encoding TetR/AcrR family transcriptional regulator, protein MTDFKRARQTDQKNARRRSLLDAAADLFDTGGPTGAGINAIAAHAGFTKSNVYRYFESREHVLLSLFLEEFEGFSLAVSERIGSLPAGDVGGIADAMTTGFLDRRRLCKLVAIFGTVLEQNVSADTIEAVKSVLGGLTVPLVEAMRQRLPGATTEDCQWAFAMTTSLLAGMWPGVCPSPAAAEVLAKSEFARMTLALDREFKRALEALLWSLVATPRDSAD, encoded by the coding sequence ATGACCGACTTCAAGCGCGCCCGCCAGACCGATCAGAAGAACGCACGGCGTCGAAGCCTGCTTGACGCCGCGGCGGACCTCTTCGACACGGGCGGGCCGACCGGTGCAGGCATCAACGCGATCGCCGCCCACGCCGGTTTCACGAAGTCGAACGTATACCGCTACTTCGAGAGCAGGGAACACGTTCTGCTGTCCCTCTTCCTCGAGGAGTTCGAAGGCTTCTCGCTAGCCGTAAGCGAACGGATCGGGAGTTTGCCGGCTGGCGACGTCGGAGGCATCGCGGACGCGATGACGACCGGCTTCCTCGATCGTCGACGCCTCTGCAAGCTCGTCGCCATCTTCGGCACCGTTCTGGAGCAGAACGTCTCCGCCGATACGATCGAGGCGGTCAAGTCGGTCCTCGGTGGCCTGACGGTGCCGCTGGTCGAAGCGATGCGCCAGCGCCTTCCCGGCGCCACGACCGAAGATTGCCAGTGGGCCTTCGCCATGACGACGTCGCTCTTGGCTGGCATGTGGCCGGGCGTGTGCCCGTCGCCGGCAGCCGCAGAGGTCTTGGCGAAGTCCGAGTTCGCGCGGATGACTCTGGCGTTGGATCGCGAGTTCAAGCGTGCGCTCGAGGCGCTGCTTTGGAGCTTGGTCGCCACGCCCCGCGATAGCGCTGATTGA
- a CDS encoding glutathione S-transferase family protein has product MKFYYCPGACSLAGHIALFEAGVVFESESVDLKRKVTAGGVDFNTITSKGYVPAIVLDDGEVLTENIAVLDFLAQQYPQLGIGDGLSRTRLLEALAYISTEIHKSFKPFWRGGSDADKAAAAEYIVKRMSYFADSLQTEYLFGDSPSVADFYLFVTMMWAEKFGIAAPAQLLALYERLKARPAVQRTLEAEGLR; this is encoded by the coding sequence ATGAAATTCTATTATTGCCCGGGCGCATGCAGCTTGGCCGGCCACATCGCCTTGTTCGAAGCGGGCGTGGTATTCGAAAGCGAAAGCGTCGATCTCAAGCGTAAGGTGACCGCGGGCGGCGTCGACTTCAATACGATCACGAGCAAGGGTTACGTGCCGGCGATCGTCCTAGATGACGGTGAAGTGCTGACCGAGAACATCGCCGTGCTCGATTTTCTCGCCCAGCAGTATCCGCAGCTTGGCATCGGCGACGGGCTCTCGCGGACGCGCCTCCTTGAGGCGCTCGCCTACATCTCGACCGAGATCCACAAGAGCTTCAAGCCATTTTGGAGGGGCGGCAGCGACGCCGACAAGGCTGCGGCGGCTGAATATATCGTCAAGAGGATGTCGTATTTCGCCGACTCCCTTCAGACGGAATACCTCTTCGGCGACTCTCCCAGCGTCGCCGATTTCTACCTCTTCGTCACGATGATGTGGGCGGAGAAGTTCGGGATCGCCGCACCCGCTCAGCTTCTAGCGCTTTATGAGCGGCTGAAGGCGCGGCCCGCAGTCCAAAGGACGCTAGAGGCTGAAGGACTGCGCTGA
- a CDS encoding carboxymuconolactone decarboxylase family protein: protein MTPRMNIFQAAPDAMKGMIAVETSVANSGLEHSLVELVKLRASQINGCAYCIHMHATDAVKSGESAMRIHLLSAWRESPSFTDRERAALTWTESLTRIAKTNAPDADYAPLKSHFSDHEIAYLTVLIGAINFWNQVQIGLRAVHPVDAPVAAAA, encoded by the coding sequence ATGACACCTCGCATGAACATCTTTCAGGCTGCCCCCGACGCGATGAAGGGCATGATCGCCGTGGAGACCAGCGTCGCCAATTCCGGGTTGGAGCACAGCCTGGTCGAACTGGTGAAGCTGCGCGCTTCGCAGATCAACGGCTGCGCCTACTGCATCCACATGCACGCCACGGATGCCGTTAAGAGCGGCGAGTCCGCCATGCGGATCCACCTTCTGTCAGCTTGGCGGGAATCCCCTTCGTTCACCGACCGTGAGCGCGCGGCCCTCACGTGGACCGAATCGCTCACCCGCATCGCAAAGACCAATGCGCCGGACGCCGATTACGCACCGCTGAAGAGCCACTTCAGCGATCATGAGATCGCCTATCTCACGGTTCTCATCGGCGCGATCAACTTCTGGAACCAGGTCCAGATCGGCCTCCGCGCCGTGCATCCCGTCGATGCGCCGGTCGCCGCGGCAGCCTGA
- a CDS encoding SDR family oxidoreductase, with protein sequence MKDIAMKIVVIGGTGLIGSKVVQKLEALGHEAVAAAPNTGVNTITGEGLADALSGAQAVVDMANSPSFEDQAVMDFFQTAGRNLAAAEVAAGVGLHVALSVVGTENLQGSGYFRAKLAQETLIKSGSVPYTLLHATQFMEFLRGIAQSGTVGDEVRLSHAYIQPMAAEDVADAVVEAALAPAANGTVEVGGPEKFHIDELVARVLAFDNDPRTVVTDPDAAYFGVKLEEESLIPGRDAKLGSTKFDWWLENVPPPASRK encoded by the coding sequence ATGAAGGACATCGCAATGAAAATCGTCGTAATCGGAGGGACTGGTCTGATCGGCTCCAAGGTCGTTCAGAAGCTCGAGGCGCTCGGACATGAGGCGGTCGCGGCGGCACCGAACACAGGTGTGAACACGATCACGGGTGAAGGCCTGGCTGATGCGCTTTCGGGTGCGCAGGCCGTCGTGGATATGGCGAATTCGCCTTCGTTCGAGGATCAGGCCGTGATGGACTTCTTCCAGACTGCGGGACGGAACCTCGCCGCCGCCGAGGTCGCTGCGGGCGTCGGCCTGCACGTGGCGCTGTCTGTCGTCGGCACCGAGAATCTGCAGGGGTCGGGCTATTTCCGTGCGAAGCTCGCGCAAGAGACGCTGATCAAGTCGGGGTCAGTCCCCTACACCCTCCTCCATGCGACGCAGTTCATGGAGTTCCTGCGGGGCATCGCGCAATCGGGAACGGTCGGCGACGAGGTCCGTCTTTCCCATGCCTACATCCAACCGATGGCGGCGGAGGACGTCGCTGACGCGGTCGTCGAGGCCGCGCTCGCGCCGGCCGCGAACGGAACGGTCGAGGTGGGCGGTCCCGAGAAGTTCCATATCGACGAGCTGGTCGCGCGCGTCCTGGCGTTCGACAACGATCCCCGCACGGTGGTGACCGATCCCGACGCCGCTTATTTCGGTGTGAAGCTAGAAGAGGAATCGCTCATTCCCGGCCGGGACGCGAAGCTCGGATCGACCAAGTTCGATTGGTGGCTGGAGAACGTGCCCCCGCCTGCCTCACGCAAGTGA
- a CDS encoding NAD(P)H-dependent oxidoreductase produces the protein MAHNGDGTVEDFQDATFIPGILAMADNLDAGSDNQRLIDLAVACAASLGTDVTILDLRDLDLPDYPSAAEQGGDLPQGAYAFRQLLCAHDGLLIGLPSDEGDCGPLLLNAVAWSTCPEFGLDARAAYAGKCATLVSATNRSERIERQVAELTTKLSLLGVLVLPEPPPPPAATTNPATESGPGKAARWQLEDQMNVFIRTIRWAQGQARLGSTAIDVDDA, from the coding sequence ATGGCGCACAACGGCGACGGAACGGTCGAGGACTTCCAGGACGCAACCTTCATACCGGGCATCCTGGCGATGGCCGACAACCTCGACGCCGGTTCCGATAACCAGCGGCTGATCGATCTCGCGGTCGCATGCGCGGCCAGCTTGGGGACGGACGTGACGATACTGGATCTTCGCGATCTGGACCTCCCCGATTACCCCAGTGCCGCCGAGCAAGGTGGTGATCTGCCGCAGGGGGCATACGCGTTCCGGCAGCTTCTATGCGCACACGACGGCCTCCTCATAGGGCTACCGTCCGACGAAGGGGACTGCGGGCCTCTGCTGCTGAATGCGGTGGCATGGAGCACCTGCCCGGAGTTCGGCTTAGACGCCCGAGCAGCCTATGCGGGCAAATGCGCGACGTTGGTTTCGGCGACCAACAGGAGCGAACGTATCGAACGGCAAGTCGCGGAACTGACCACGAAGCTCTCCCTGCTCGGTGTTCTCGTTCTGCCTGAACCGCCGCCGCCACCGGCCGCCACCACCAATCCCGCAACAGAAAGCGGGCCCGGCAAAGCAGCACGGTGGCAACTGGAAGACCAGATGAACGTCTTCATCAGGACTATCAGGTGGGCTCAAGGCCAAGCAAGACTTGGTTCTACCGCGATCGACGTGGACGACGCGTGA
- a CDS encoding capsule biosynthesis protein, translating into MPQVAAPGIPQPLAQRNILLLQGLMGPLFRRLGQALGRAGYGVHKVNFNGGDRLFWRLPNGIDYRGSAEDWPEALRQIIAERQITDVVLFGDCRPLHMAATALCRDLHVPVHVFEEGYIRPDWVTLELGGVNGHSSLPRDAAWYRAQAASLPPAPQHHPVPSSFRRRALEGLAYNVADVLTRWYYPFWENHRPWHPLVEGMGWARRLLRNKASAERAQAVLAKLAAERPRYMLFPLQLDSDAQIRLHSSFAGIADALRMVIASFAAHAPADMRLVVKEHPLDNGVRDWRLETAALAKLHGVGERVDYLETGDIVPVARDSEGVVTINSTSGTLALALDVPVIALGQAVYDIEDVTFQGRLDDFWRDPGKPDAATFAAFCRVLIDRCLVAGGFFSDEALDKVTQGVLARFETGSPLQALPTGIKAPLHAKGIRARDEALPGL; encoded by the coding sequence ATGCCGCAGGTTGCCGCCCCCGGCATCCCGCAGCCGCTCGCCCAGCGCAACATCCTGTTGTTGCAGGGGCTGATGGGGCCGCTCTTCCGCCGGCTCGGGCAGGCGCTCGGCCGCGCGGGTTACGGCGTCCATAAGGTCAATTTCAACGGCGGCGACCGGCTGTTCTGGCGCCTGCCCAACGGGATCGACTATCGCGGCAGCGCCGAGGACTGGCCCGAGGCGCTCCGCCAGATCATCGCCGAGCGGCAGATCACCGATGTCGTGCTGTTCGGCGATTGCCGGCCGCTGCATATGGCGGCGACAGCATTGTGCCGCGATCTGCACGTGCCGGTCCACGTCTTCGAGGAAGGCTATATCCGGCCCGACTGGGTCACGCTCGAACTCGGCGGGGTGAACGGCCATTCGTCGCTGCCGCGCGACGCTGCCTGGTATCGCGCCCAAGCGGCGTCGCTGCCGCCCGCGCCGCAGCATCACCCGGTTCCGTCCTCGTTCCGTCGCCGCGCGCTGGAAGGGCTCGCCTATAACGTCGCCGACGTGCTGACGCGCTGGTATTATCCGTTCTGGGAGAATCACCGCCCCTGGCATCCTCTGGTCGAGGGGATGGGCTGGGCGCGGCGGCTGCTGCGCAACAAGGCGTCGGCGGAGCGGGCGCAGGCGGTGCTGGCAAAGCTCGCCGCCGAGCGCCCCCGCTACATGCTGTTCCCGCTCCAGCTCGATTCGGACGCGCAGATCCGGCTGCACTCCTCGTTCGCTGGGATCGCCGATGCTTTGCGCATGGTGATCGCCTCGTTTGCGGCGCACGCCCCCGCCGACATGCGGCTGGTGGTGAAGGAACACCCGCTCGACAACGGCGTGCGCGACTGGCGGCTTGAAACGGCGGCGCTCGCCAAGCTGCACGGCGTGGGTGAGCGAGTCGACTATCTCGAAACCGGCGACATCGTGCCCGTCGCGCGCGATTCGGAAGGGGTCGTGACGATCAACAGCACCAGCGGCACACTCGCGTTGGCGCTCGACGTGCCGGTGATCGCGCTAGGGCAGGCGGTGTATGATATCGAGGACGTGACCTTCCAAGGTCGGCTCGACGATTTCTGGCGCGACCCTGGCAAGCCCGATGCGGCGACCTTCGCCGCCTTCTGCCGCGTGCTGATCGACCGCTGTTTGGTGGCCGGTGGGTTCTTTTCGGATGAGGCTCTCGACAAGGTGACGCAGGGGGTGCTTGCGCGCTTTGAGACCGGGAGCCCGTTGCAGGCCTTGCCCACCGGGATTAAGGCGCCGCTTCATGCCAAGGGCATTCGCGCGCGCGATGAGGCTTTGCCCGGATTGTAG